The Salicibibacter halophilus DNA window ACAGTGAAAGGCTGGCGGAAAGGAGCACTAGCAAAACTTAAAAAATATGTAAAATAATTAGGAAGGGAGCACTGCAGCAATGTCTCTGCAGGCTTCTATACGAAAACAACAATGTTCCTTTGGGTAACATATGCTCAGGGGTTATTAGTGTTGATTTGATAAACAGAAATATTTACTCATAGGAGACAATAAGATCATATAACTCATCTATATTATCTAGAGTATGAACACATCATTTAAAAAACTCTAGCAGCAAGCAACCCTAATATAAAAGCTATAAAAACTGAGATTAAAGGATGTTTTGAAATTAAATTCATTCGTTTTAATGATAGTGGCTTCTCATTATAGAGTTCCTCATAATCAGGATCTTTTTTTGCTTTGTTTAACAAAGACCTATAAGATTGCTTTTGTAATTCTTTAAGTTCTTTTTGCTCTTTTTGATCTTCAAAATCCTTAATTAGATCATATCTCAGTGAATTGCTCTCTTTGGAGCCTTTAGTAGCAGGTTTCTTCAGATAATACAATATTAAAGAAACAAAGCTTTCTCCTACCTCAATATATTTTTTTTCATCGCTATGGTTCGTTACTGATATTAGTGGATACCCAAACCACTCTGGATCTAAAGTGGTCGCATAAGTAGCCAGTCCTTTCGTCACAAAAGAGACTCTAGAATGGAAGGTACCCGCTATTTTATGTGATATTGCTATTGACTCCTCAGTTAATATACATACTGTTTTTCCCGGTGGGATTTGAATCGTATCTTTATTTTTACATGTTGCCGATTTCTTATTAGAAATGTTCCAAGCAAATTTACTTGCAGTTAAGTTGATTGTACTCCCTTTTATATGATTCATATTTAGAGGGTGAATTATTAAATTGTTCTTGAGAATCTCTTTTCTTATATCTTTATTACTCAGCATTTATATGCTAGCCCCTTACAATTAAACCATCAATTCAACAGCAGCTTATTGTTTACATATCAACCTCTTATGACTCACAGCATCCAGCGCTTTAATAACATCCAGATGTGTAACCATCTCCATCAGGGTCTACTTTTAAGGCTGTAAGCCAGCGGTTGGATTTCGTTAAAATTCCGGCATAAACTCAACGCTTGATTGATCGCTCACTGTATCGCGATATCGTTGGAAAACGCGATGGTCTTGTTCATCCCGTTGATCAACCACTTCCAACTGATCACCCCAACACCGACGACGATGTTGCTCAACCGGTAGTTGTAGCCGGTTCACGGGCTGGGGTGGTCAGAAAACGAGAACGGCCCAGTGCCTCCAGATCGTTGGAGACGAGAGCACCTCCGCCGGAGGTAGTAATAATTTTATCTCCGTTAAAAGAAAAACATCAAAACCTTCGAACGCGACGCTTTTCTGCCCTTTTAAATTCGCTTCCTAAAGATTCCACGGAACCTTTGATCACCGGCACACCATATCCGGAAGATGCCCATCACCACATCCATGTGCTCACTTACTTAAGTACAAATGGACTTCACTACCTTCTTCTGTCATGATACAATAATAAGGTGTCCTTTTCTTCTTTCAAAATAAGGTCACCCCATTCCATACATTAAAAGATAGTTGAGCTTTGATTGTGAATATAATATCCAGTGGAGGAGATGGATGATGATTAATTATATGGAGATATTAGAAGAAAAATTGACACAGGATGAACTTTATTCATTAGCACAAATTTTATATTCAAACTATGATACCTTTATGCAAGATGTGAATGTATGGAATAATATTAAAAAATTCACTCCTCAAAATGTATATAAATACATAGAACCTTTCAAAACAAACCTCACAGGA harbors:
- a CDS encoding dCTP deaminase domain-containing protein translates to MLSNKDIRKEILKNNLIIHPLNMNHIKGSTINLTASKFAWNISNKKSATCKNKDTIQIPPGKTVCILTEESIAISHKIAGTFHSRVSFVTKGLATYATTLDPEWFGYPLISVTNHSDEKKYIEVGESFVSLILYYLKKPATKGSKESNSLRYDLIKDFEDQKEQKELKELQKQSYRSLLNKAKKDPDYEELYNEKPLSLKRMNLISKHPLISVFIAFILGLLAARVF